From one Enterococcus sp. DIV2402 genomic stretch:
- the rpiB gene encoding ribose 5-phosphate isomerase B, with the protein MKIAIASNHGGFELKELLKAHLSERDIDYEDFGTTAAMVSVDYPNYAQKVANAILTEAVDCGILICGTGIGMSIAANRNKGIRAAVVGDVFSAKATKEHNNANIICLDQRVTGDGLAQMIVDAWLDATFQGKRHQNRIDMIEN; encoded by the coding sequence ATGAAAATTGCAATTGCTTCGAATCATGGAGGATTTGAATTAAAAGAGCTTCTCAAAGCACATTTATCTGAAAGGGATATAGATTATGAAGACTTTGGTACGACTGCCGCTATGGTTAGTGTAGACTATCCAAATTATGCACAAAAAGTTGCAAATGCTATTTTAACAGAAGCAGTCGATTGCGGTATTTTGATTTGTGGAACAGGAATTGGCATGAGCATTGCTGCTAACCGAAACAAAGGTATTCGAGCTGCAGTTGTTGGCGATGTATTTTCAGCGAAGGCAACAAAAGAACACAACAATGCCAACATTATTTGCTTAGACCAACGTGTAACAGGCGACGGTCTAGCTCAAATGATTGTGGATGCATGGTTGGATGCAACGTTTCAAGGGAAACGTCATCAAAATCGAATTGACATGATTGAAAATTAA
- the tkt gene encoding transketolase has product MFTAIDQKAINAIRTLSIDAVEKANSGHPGLPMGAAPMAYVLWSKFLKINPTTSKKWTNRDRFVLSAGHGSALLYSLLHLSGYNVSIDDLKQFRQWDSLTPGHPEVTHTDGVEATTGPLGQGIAMAVGMAMAEAHLSATYNQENYPIMDHYTYALCGDGDLMEGVSQEAASMAGHMKLNKLIVLYDSNDISLDGPTSKAFTENVGQRFEAYGWEHLFVKDGNDLDEIYTAIETARKSDKPTLIEVKTVIGYGSVNQGTSKVHGSPLGQEDTKKVKSFYGVNSEEAFTVSKEVRSHFIEQIVCRGEKEEREWQALFANYEKEYPKLARQYLEAFNNELPKDWTENLPAYEVGTSAASRVTSKEIIQVLSQNIPTLWGGSADLSASNNTMVSAETDFSPENYAGRNIWFGVREFAMAAAMNGIQLHGGSKIYGGTFFVFVDYLRAAVRLSALQKLPVTYVLTHDSVAVGEDGPTHEPVEQLASLRCMPDIHVIRPADGNETVAAWKVAISSKDTPTVLVLSRQNLPVIPGTIELATEGVPKGGYVISQSQGEKPEGILIATGSEVNLAIEAQRKLLAEGKDVSVVSLPSFDLFEQQDKAYKETVLPSDVLKRVSIEMGASFGWERYVGFTGKIIGIDRFGASAPGDTVIEKYGFTVEHVVDTYNSL; this is encoded by the coding sequence ATGTTTACAGCAATAGATCAAAAAGCTATCAATGCCATTCGAACATTAAGTATTGATGCTGTTGAAAAAGCAAATTCGGGACATCCGGGTTTACCAATGGGTGCTGCTCCGATGGCTTATGTTTTGTGGAGTAAATTCTTAAAAATTAATCCGACAACTTCTAAAAAATGGACGAATCGTGATCGCTTTGTTTTATCAGCAGGTCATGGATCGGCTCTATTGTATAGTTTATTACACTTATCTGGTTATAACGTATCCATTGATGACTTAAAGCAGTTTCGTCAATGGGATTCCTTAACACCTGGTCATCCAGAAGTCACACATACAGATGGTGTGGAAGCAACGACTGGACCACTTGGGCAAGGCATCGCAATGGCTGTTGGAATGGCAATGGCGGAAGCCCATCTTTCTGCGACTTACAATCAGGAAAATTATCCGATTATGGATCATTATACCTATGCATTATGTGGAGACGGTGATTTGATGGAAGGTGTTTCTCAAGAAGCAGCATCAATGGCCGGTCATATGAAGTTGAATAAATTAATTGTTTTATATGATTCAAATGATATTTCTTTAGACGGACCAACGTCAAAAGCCTTTACTGAAAATGTAGGACAAAGGTTTGAAGCCTATGGTTGGGAGCATCTTTTTGTTAAAGATGGGAATGACTTAGATGAAATTTATACAGCCATTGAAACAGCACGAAAATCAGATAAACCAACATTAATTGAAGTAAAAACAGTCATTGGTTACGGGTCAGTTAATCAAGGAACATCGAAAGTTCATGGTTCACCTCTAGGGCAAGAAGATACAAAGAAAGTCAAATCTTTTTATGGTGTTAATTCAGAGGAAGCCTTCACTGTCTCTAAGGAAGTTCGTAGTCATTTTATTGAGCAAATTGTTTGCCGAGGTGAAAAAGAAGAACGCGAATGGCAAGCTCTTTTTGCAAACTATGAGAAAGAATATCCTAAATTAGCTAGACAATATTTGGAAGCCTTTAATAATGAATTACCTAAAGATTGGACAGAAAATCTACCCGCTTATGAAGTTGGTACAAGTGCGGCGAGTCGTGTGACAAGTAAAGAGATTATTCAAGTATTGTCACAAAATATTCCTACACTATGGGGTGGATCAGCAGATTTATCAGCTTCTAATAATACAATGGTATCAGCTGAAACTGATTTTTCTCCAGAAAATTATGCAGGAAGAAACATTTGGTTTGGTGTCCGTGAGTTTGCGATGGCCGCTGCGATGAATGGTATTCAACTTCATGGCGGAAGTAAAATATATGGTGGAACGTTCTTTGTTTTTGTTGATTACTTACGTGCAGCAGTTCGTCTAAGTGCTCTACAAAAATTACCTGTAACCTATGTTCTGACGCATGATTCTGTGGCTGTTGGTGAAGATGGACCTACACATGAACCTGTTGAACAATTAGCAAGTTTACGTTGCATGCCCGATATCCATGTCATTCGTCCAGCTGATGGAAATGAAACTGTCGCAGCTTGGAAAGTAGCTATTTCTTCCAAAGATACACCCACTGTTTTAGTCTTAAGTCGTCAAAATTTACCTGTTATTCCAGGTACCATCGAACTGGCGACAGAAGGTGTTCCTAAAGGTGGGTATGTCATTTCTCAATCACAAGGAGAAAAACCTGAAGGCATTTTAATTGCGACTGGTTCAGAAGTAAATCTAGCTATTGAAGCACAACGTAAACTTTTAGCAGAGGGAAAAGATGTTTCGGTAGTGTCTCTACCAAGCTTTGATTTATTTGAACAACAAGATAAAGCTTATAAAGAAACAGTATTGCCCTCTGATGTATTGAAACGAGTATCAATTGAAATGGGCGCAAGTTTTGGATGGGAAAGATATGTAGGTTTTACAGGGAAAATTATTGGCATTGATCGTTTTGGAGCTAGTGCACCTGGAGATACCGTTATTGAAAAATACGGATTTACGGTTGAACACGTAGTAGACACCTACAATTCACTATAA
- the fsa gene encoding fructose-6-phosphate aldolase, with protein sequence MKFFLDTANVAEIKKINTLGLVDGVTTNPTIISKEGRDFEEVIKEICSTIDGPVSAEVTGLTADEMIKEARVIAKWADNVVVKIPMTEEGLRAVHVLSHEGIKTNVTLIFTVAQGLMAMKAGATYISPFVGRLEDIGTDAYELIANLRNIIDFYGFDTEIIAASIRNLPHVETVAKLGAHIATIPGNLFPKLWGHPLTDQGIETFLKDWEAFNK encoded by the coding sequence ATGAAATTTTTCTTAGACACTGCAAATGTTGCTGAAATTAAAAAAATTAATACCTTGGGCTTAGTAGACGGTGTTACAACAAATCCTACTATTATTTCAAAAGAAGGCCGTGATTTTGAAGAAGTTATTAAAGAAATTTGTTCAACTATCGATGGTCCCGTCAGTGCAGAAGTAACTGGTTTGACTGCTGATGAAATGATTAAAGAAGCAAGAGTCATTGCAAAATGGGCAGACAATGTTGTAGTGAAAATCCCAATGACAGAAGAAGGTTTGCGAGCAGTTCATGTCCTTTCTCATGAAGGAATCAAAACGAATGTGACATTGATTTTTACTGTTGCTCAAGGTTTGATGGCGATGAAGGCAGGTGCAACTTACATTAGTCCATTTGTTGGTCGATTGGAAGATATAGGGACAGATGCGTATGAGTTGATTGCCAATTTACGAAATATCATTGATTTTTATGGCTTTGATACAGAGATTATCGCAGCAAGTATTCGTAACTTACCACATGTTGAAACAGTAGCTAAACTAGGCGCTCATATTGCAACAATCCCAGGCAATTTATTTCCTAAGTTATGGGGACATCCTTTAACTGATCAAGGAATTGAAACATTTTTAAAAGACTGGGAAGCATTTAATAAATAG
- a CDS encoding class II D-tagatose-bisphosphate aldolase non-catalytic subunit, with protein sequence MEKLPIKTVVEGLLELQKTGESATLLGIGPMSKNCVQATLELSHEDDYPVMFIASRNQVDADELGGGYVNGWNQFTFAQAVEEVAEEIGYDNLYYLCRDHGGPWQRDQERNDHLPTELAMELGQKSYTADIEAGFDLLMIDPTKDPFEVGKVIPLDTVLERTVDLIEFCEKERKARNFPEIGYEVGTEETNGGLTSTETYETFILRLKDELEKRGLPMPTFIVGQTGTLTRKTEQVGTFNFKNAYDLAQMAKQYGVGLKEHNGDYLDDITLLEHIPSEITATNVAPQYGTEETRAYLNLAAVEARLVENGLVKESSNTRETLLIHAIKSERWRKWMVGEQKELTVEQILDSGDDQLQAEILDIAGHYTFNDDEVKAEIEKLYANLKEYNIDGQRYVVDHIKRPIRDYAECYNLKGVTTRIKNVSK encoded by the coding sequence ATGGAAAAATTACCAATCAAAACAGTCGTCGAAGGTTTATTAGAATTACAAAAAACGGGTGAAAGTGCAACATTACTTGGCATTGGTCCAATGTCTAAAAACTGTGTTCAAGCAACATTGGAATTATCACATGAAGATGACTATCCTGTAATGTTTATTGCTAGCCGAAATCAAGTAGATGCAGATGAATTAGGCGGCGGTTATGTAAACGGATGGAATCAATTCACATTTGCACAAGCAGTTGAAGAAGTTGCAGAAGAAATCGGTTATGACAATTTGTACTATTTATGCCGTGATCATGGAGGTCCTTGGCAACGTGATCAAGAACGTAATGACCATTTACCAACAGAATTGGCAATGGAGCTAGGACAAAAATCATATACAGCAGATATTGAAGCAGGTTTTGATTTATTAATGATTGATCCTACTAAAGATCCATTTGAAGTTGGAAAAGTCATTCCATTAGATACTGTTTTAGAAAGAACTGTTGATTTGATTGAATTCTGTGAAAAAGAACGTAAAGCACGTAACTTTCCTGAAATTGGTTATGAAGTGGGAACAGAAGAAACAAATGGTGGTTTAACTTCAACAGAAACTTATGAAACATTTATTTTACGATTAAAAGATGAATTAGAAAAACGTGGTTTACCAATGCCAACATTTATTGTTGGACAAACAGGAACGTTAACACGTAAAACAGAACAAGTTGGAACATTCAACTTCAAGAATGCTTATGATTTAGCACAAATGGCGAAACAATATGGTGTTGGTTTGAAAGAACACAACGGGGACTATTTAGATGATATAACATTATTAGAACATATTCCTTCTGAAATTACAGCAACAAATGTCGCACCTCAATACGGTACAGAAGAAACACGTGCTTATTTAAACCTTGCAGCTGTAGAAGCACGTTTAGTAGAAAATGGACTAGTGAAAGAATCTTCTAATACCCGCGAAACATTATTAATTCATGCAATTAAGAGTGAACGTTGGAGAAAATGGATGGTTGGCGAACAAAAAGAATTGACGGTTGAGCAAATCTTAGATTCTGGTGATGATCAATTACAAGCAGAAATTTTAGATATTGCTGGTCATTATACGTTTAATGATGATGAAGTAAAAGCTGAAATTGAAAAATTGTATGCTAACTTGAAAGAATACAATATTGATGGTCAACGTTACGTAGTCGATCATATCAAACGTCCAATTCGTGACTATGCAGAATGCTACAATTTAAAAGGTGTTACTACTCGAATTAAAAATGTTTCTAAATAA
- a CDS encoding PTS fructose transporter subunit IIC yields the protein MNKKQNNFFKDVQKAFNTGVSFMLPAVVVGGIFLAISLATGEATDAGMEVTNPFMKNILDMGSAGFAMMIPLLSGYIANSLAGKPALVPGMILGYIANNPIGESQVKTGFLGAMILGVATGYFVRWIKTWKVPATIRTIMPILIVPVITTFVLGLLYIYVIAVPIGAGMDWLVDVLGKMQGSSAIILGMILGAMTAFDMGGPINKTATAFTIALMAEGVYEPNGAHRIACAVPPLAMAISTFIDRKKYTTADKDLGISAFFMGLIGITEGAIPFAVKDIKRVLPAIVIGSAIAGGLGMANGVEALVPHGGLIILPVVNGKLWYTLSMFIGVFVSVAILHFTKPNIDTVEEN from the coding sequence ATGAATAAGAAACAAAATAATTTCTTTAAAGATGTACAAAAAGCATTTAACACAGGTGTGTCCTTCATGTTACCGGCAGTTGTCGTCGGAGGTATCTTTTTAGCAATCTCTTTAGCGACTGGTGAAGCAACGGATGCAGGGATGGAAGTTACTAATCCATTCATGAAAAATATTTTGGACATGGGGTCTGCAGGATTTGCGATGATGATCCCACTATTATCTGGATACATTGCTAATTCATTAGCTGGCAAACCAGCTTTAGTACCCGGCATGATTTTGGGATACATCGCCAATAATCCAATTGGTGAAAGTCAAGTAAAAACAGGATTTTTAGGCGCAATGATACTAGGTGTAGCAACTGGTTATTTTGTTCGTTGGATTAAAACATGGAAAGTGCCGGCTACGATTCGTACAATTATGCCAATATTAATTGTACCGGTTATTACAACTTTTGTCTTAGGGCTACTTTATATTTATGTTATCGCTGTGCCGATTGGAGCCGGCATGGACTGGTTAGTTGATGTTTTAGGTAAAATGCAAGGAAGTAGTGCCATTATTTTAGGAATGATTCTTGGCGCAATGACGGCTTTTGACATGGGTGGACCGATTAATAAAACAGCGACAGCATTCACAATTGCTCTGATGGCAGAAGGCGTTTATGAACCAAATGGTGCGCATCGAATCGCTTGTGCAGTTCCACCATTAGCGATGGCTATCTCTACTTTCATTGATCGTAAAAAATATACAACTGCAGATAAAGATTTAGGGATTTCGGCTTTCTTTATGGGCTTAATTGGAATTACAGAAGGTGCAATTCCATTTGCCGTTAAAGATATTAAGCGCGTACTTCCAGCAATTGTAATTGGTAGTGCAATCGCAGGTGGTTTAGGGATGGCCAATGGAGTTGAAGCCTTAGTTCCACATGGTGGCTTAATTATCTTACCTGTAGTTAACGGTAAATTATGGTATACGCTCTCAATGTTTATCGGTGTCTTTGTTTCAGTGGCCATTCTGCATTTTACAAAACCAAATATTGATACTGTTGAAGAAAACTAA
- a CDS encoding PTS fructose transporter subunit IIB has protein sequence MKVVAITACPTGIAHTYMAQEAIEKECKKRGYEVKVETQGSMGIENELEQDEIDAADVVILAVAIGIEGEDRFEEKESEGKVLTVDPGEAIKKITEVIDRAEKL, from the coding sequence ATGAAAGTAGTAGCAATCACAGCATGTCCAACAGGAATCGCCCATACGTATATGGCGCAAGAAGCAATTGAGAAAGAATGTAAAAAACGTGGATACGAGGTAAAAGTTGAAACACAAGGAAGTATGGGAATTGAAAATGAATTAGAGCAAGACGAAATTGATGCAGCTGATGTAGTTATCTTAGCAGTAGCAATCGGTATTGAAGGTGAGGATCGTTTTGAAGAAAAAGAGAGTGAAGGCAAAGTACTTACCGTTGATCCTGGTGAAGCAATTAAAAAGATTACAGAAGTAATTGATCGCGCTGAAAAACTATAG
- a CDS encoding fructose PTS transporter subunit IIA yields MEKPESNKNVISEDLIFLDKEVSSQDEIIQLIVDNAQEKGYVSDKENLYNAVKKREQEVPTAIGYSIAIPHGKTDAVSHPFIAFVRAEQEVRWTEKSEEMVRLIFLIGVPENSENNLHLKFISQLSKRLLDEEFRDKLLNQKNKTGVFEQLSSIEI; encoded by the coding sequence GTGGAAAAACCAGAAAGTAACAAGAATGTAATTTCCGAAGACTTAATTTTTTTAGATAAAGAAGTTAGTAGTCAAGATGAAATCATTCAACTTATTGTCGATAATGCACAGGAAAAAGGATATGTCAGTGATAAAGAAAATCTTTATAACGCAGTCAAAAAAAGAGAACAAGAAGTTCCTACTGCCATAGGTTATTCCATTGCCATTCCGCATGGAAAAACGGATGCAGTAAGCCATCCCTTTATTGCTTTTGTTAGAGCAGAACAAGAAGTTCGCTGGACAGAAAAAAGTGAAGAAATGGTTCGCTTGATTTTTCTAATTGGTGTTCCAGAAAATAGTGAAAATAACTTACATTTAAAATTTATCTCTCAATTAAGTAAACGACTTTTAGATGAGGAATTCAGAGATAAATTATTGAACCAAAAAAATAAAACGGGTGTCTTTGAACAATTAAGTTCAATTGAAATTTAA
- a CDS encoding BglG family transcription antiterminator translates to MLTKRQKELLELLESRDDFLTVQFIANKLGVSKRTIHSELNQLEDYIQSLGKYFEKKRGVGIVLRELKEQEYQKETDEVTDLYDTVTRRIDIMKILLFEERDVSFNHLSEMYMVSKTSISKDFEYIMRILRAGSNIELASDVHGTRISGSELDIQKACLQFNRYIISNSDFYYEDTIPMKMNVLASYYGDKIISVCTNILYNYVRDNSNAISDYYVQNVLNIFIILVYRSLNGHHIQENEETENAEYTLFFEESAVRLLHKAALRLNFSYTNEDVKFFSQHLISNRFESLPEESIDSVVVRELLTQVSEALSIDFSNDKKLEEQLINHIPPMIYRLRSNNKTDNPFTEQIKTEFSLTFNVIWVVLSEYEKILGISFNEDEIAFLTIYFQSAIERAKINRKILVICQMGIATSELLMNRIKNILPSLDTIEVASVAELEHIDVHQFDLVISTIKIEIPEKNILFVSPFLTDNDIEKIKKSGYQPSNINKINPLLASHHLKKFIQPDFIYMDTDFSSKEEVFNTIGSELVNKQFVTSEFVENLFQREKLGGTDLPSGTAVPHGNPIHVHQTVIVIVKNKKKFKWEKYYVDIIFLICIAKKDTSQTRRILADIYNIVDDSNMLKEMRGNFSKKDILKNLGSE, encoded by the coding sequence ATGTTAACAAAACGACAAAAGGAATTACTTGAACTACTAGAATCAAGAGATGATTTTTTAACGGTTCAATTTATTGCAAATAAATTAGGCGTCTCAAAACGAACCATTCATTCCGAGTTGAACCAGTTAGAAGATTATATTCAAAGTTTAGGTAAGTACTTTGAAAAAAAGAGAGGGGTTGGCATTGTATTAAGGGAATTAAAGGAACAGGAGTATCAAAAAGAGACTGATGAAGTGACTGATTTGTACGACACTGTTACAAGACGGATAGATATTATGAAAATACTGCTTTTTGAAGAACGAGATGTCAGTTTTAATCATTTATCTGAGATGTATATGGTAAGTAAGACATCCATTAGCAAAGACTTTGAATATATTATGCGAATTCTTCGGGCTGGTTCTAACATTGAATTAGCTAGTGATGTTCATGGTACCAGAATTTCAGGAAGTGAATTAGATATTCAAAAAGCTTGTCTACAATTTAATCGTTATATTATTAGCAATTCAGATTTTTATTATGAAGATACGATTCCAATGAAAATGAATGTTCTTGCTTCATATTATGGGGACAAAATTATCTCAGTATGTACCAATATTTTATATAACTATGTACGAGATAATAGCAATGCAATTTCTGATTATTACGTACAAAACGTATTGAACATTTTTATTATTTTAGTTTATCGCAGTTTAAATGGACATCACATTCAAGAAAATGAAGAAACTGAAAATGCTGAATATACATTATTTTTTGAAGAAAGTGCTGTTCGTCTATTGCACAAAGCTGCATTACGTTTAAATTTTTCATATACAAATGAAGATGTAAAATTTTTCTCTCAACATCTTATATCGAATCGTTTTGAATCTTTACCAGAAGAGAGCATTGATAGCGTTGTTGTTCGTGAGTTGTTGACGCAAGTGTCGGAAGCATTATCCATTGATTTTTCAAATGATAAGAAATTAGAAGAACAATTAATTAATCATATTCCACCGATGATTTATCGCTTGCGTTCAAACAATAAAACCGATAACCCTTTTACAGAACAAATAAAGACAGAATTTTCTTTAACCTTTAATGTTATTTGGGTAGTTTTAAGTGAATACGAGAAAATTTTAGGTATTTCATTTAATGAAGACGAAATTGCATTTTTAACAATATATTTTCAATCAGCCATTGAACGAGCAAAAATTAATCGTAAAATTTTGGTGATTTGTCAGATGGGTATCGCCACGTCGGAATTGTTAATGAATCGAATTAAAAATATTTTACCGTCTCTGGATACAATTGAAGTTGCATCAGTCGCAGAATTAGAACATATTGATGTTCATCAATTTGATTTAGTTATTTCAACAATCAAAATAGAAATTCCCGAGAAAAACATATTATTTGTTTCACCATTTTTAACAGATAATGATATCGAAAAAATTAAAAAGTCTGGCTATCAGCCAAGTAACATCAATAAAATAAATCCTTTATTAGCGTCGCATCATTTAAAAAAATTTATTCAACCAGATTTTATTTATATGGATACAGATTTCTCGTCTAAAGAAGAAGTATTCAATACGATTGGATCAGAATTGGTAAACAAACAATTTGTAACATCAGAGTTTGTAGAAAATCTTTTTCAACGAGAAAAATTAGGCGGAACCGATCTTCCTTCTGGTACAGCAGTTCCTCATGGAAATCCGATACATGTTCATCAAACTGTGATTGTGATTGTAAAAAACAAGAAGAAATTCAAATGGGAAAAGTACTATGTTGATATTATTTTCTTAATTTGTATTGCGAAAAAAGATACCTCGCAAACAAGGCGAATTTTAGCTGACATTTACAACATAGTTGATGATTCGAACATGCTTAAAGAAATGAGAGGGAATTTTTCTAAAAAGGATATATTGAAAAACTTAGGGAGTGAGTAA
- a CDS encoding MFS transporter, which produces MTKKRGIFYLYLLLFFLFFTFGQFMQVFFTYFINEMQSNADASFTGWTLIYGRAMLYLAATQLIMLPLSGFLTDWLGNIRIIKWGALLTFIFGVLNLGLFIREMNSPVIIYLVSIGFAIVWSLIVPGLYSVIPKLVAPENLIRANSLVQLINQLVLLSIPSLALSLFFYQPLFIYLSIVLIIVTLLGVVNFIIERKTNQDDLLSNKVSSSPGEQTSNAIQVILLLLVSAVVNLPISGLQQFVLPIVSQLNAGNVSTEMLNLLLSLLGIGVVIGVIIAFFVKFKASKKELLTIMLCLGLAFALVGLINNIWLLGMILLIVGLLWGILNILLLTKLHRVALLENMGIIMSLFLLPSVLQPFVLMLAGGILEKSGASLLFIICGVLIAVIAGIVSFFLKDVSKITPS; this is translated from the coding sequence ATGACAAAGAAACGGGGAATCTTTTATTTATATTTATTGCTGTTTTTCTTATTCTTTACTTTTGGTCAATTTATGCAAGTTTTCTTCACATATTTTATTAATGAGATGCAGAGCAATGCTGATGCTTCATTTACTGGATGGACTTTAATTTATGGGCGAGCCATGCTTTATCTAGCAGCTACTCAGTTGATTATGCTTCCATTAAGTGGTTTTCTGACGGATTGGTTGGGAAATATTCGTATAATAAAATGGGGAGCTCTCCTTACTTTCATTTTTGGTGTTCTTAATTTGGGCCTTTTTATTCGTGAAATGAATAGCCCAGTAATTATTTATTTAGTTAGTATTGGTTTCGCAATCGTTTGGTCTCTAATCGTTCCAGGATTATATTCTGTCATTCCTAAATTGGTAGCACCAGAAAATTTAATTCGAGCAAACAGTCTGGTTCAATTAATCAATCAACTGGTTTTACTGAGTATTCCCAGTTTAGCGCTGTCACTATTTTTTTATCAACCACTGTTCATTTACCTAAGTATTGTATTAATAATTGTGACCTTATTGGGCGTTGTTAATTTTATTATCGAACGGAAGACTAACCAAGATGATTTGCTTTCCAATAAGGTATCTTCAAGTCCTGGCGAACAGACCAGTAACGCTATTCAAGTGATTTTATTATTGCTAGTAAGCGCAGTCGTCAACCTACCTATTTCTGGATTACAGCAATTTGTTTTACCAATTGTGTCACAGCTAAATGCAGGAAATGTTTCGACGGAAATGCTTAATTTATTATTATCTTTATTGGGAATTGGGGTAGTAATCGGAGTAATTATAGCCTTTTTCGTTAAATTTAAAGCAAGTAAAAAAGAGTTGTTAACGATCATGCTATGCTTAGGACTTGCCTTTGCTCTAGTTGGATTAATCAATAATATATGGCTACTTGGAATGATTTTATTGATAGTTGGCCTGTTGTGGGGAATTTTGAATATTCTACTCCTTACAAAATTACACCGCGTTGCTTTACTTGAAAACATGGGAATCATCATGAGTTTGTTTCTTCTACCATCTGTCTTACAACCTTTTGTGTTAATGTTAGCAGGGGGCATCCTAGAAAAATCAGGGGCTTCTCTTCTATTTATCATTTGTGGTGTGCTTATTGCCGTGATAGCTGGGATTGTATCGTTCTTTTTAAAAGATGTATCTAAAATTACTCCTTCTTAA
- a CDS encoding chromate transporter, which produces MFALFYTFLKIGLLSIGGGYAIIPLIQMEVVEKMEWLTIQEYSDIITISQMTPGPLAVNTSTFVGLRVLGIPGAIVATVSCVISGCLISMIFYQWYLKNKENKFFHYVITALKSASLGLIISAAVLMILLALFGTMSLKDQNSAFSLTALCITIISLFLLRKYRINPIMLLILSGFAGIIFYYPW; this is translated from the coding sequence ATGTTTGCATTGTTTTATACATTTCTTAAGATTGGTCTTTTAAGCATTGGTGGTGGATACGCTATTATTCCATTAATTCAAATGGAAGTAGTAGAAAAAATGGAGTGGTTAACAATACAAGAATATAGCGATATTATTACCATTTCGCAAATGACACCAGGACCATTAGCAGTAAACACTTCTACATTTGTTGGCTTACGCGTATTGGGGATACCAGGTGCAATCGTAGCAACTGTAAGTTGTGTCATTAGTGGTTGTCTTATCTCAATGATTTTTTATCAATGGTATCTTAAAAATAAAGAAAATAAATTTTTCCATTATGTCATCACAGCATTAAAATCAGCCTCTTTGGGACTGATTATTTCTGCAGCAGTATTGATGATTTTACTTGCATTATTTGGAACCATGTCTTTGAAAGATCAAAATTCTGCGTTTAGTTTGACAGCATTGTGCATTACCATTATTTCCTTATTTTTATTGAGAAAATACCGAATAAATCCGATTATGTTATTGATTTTAAGCGGTTTTGCAGGAATCATTTTTTATTATCCATGGTGA
- a CDS encoding chromate transporter encodes MKSSKIFRLIFTRMFFISAFTFGGGYVVVPMIQQYFVKENKLLKNQEVLDMAAIAQSSPGAIAVNLSVLTGYHLKGLKGAFVAAVATLLPPLLLLSVISMFYVSFRQNMLIAAVLKGMEAAVVAMIIDFIINMTQTITQEKNWFFMLWIPLSFVANYFFHVSVIWILLVCIATSIGYALYKK; translated from the coding sequence ATGAAATCAAGTAAAATTTTTCGTCTTATATTTACTAGAATGTTTTTTATTAGTGCGTTTACTTTTGGAGGAGGTTATGTAGTTGTTCCAATGATTCAGCAATATTTTGTGAAAGAAAATAAACTGCTTAAAAATCAAGAAGTGCTTGATATGGCAGCAATTGCTCAATCCTCTCCTGGAGCTATCGCAGTGAATTTATCAGTATTGACAGGTTATCATTTAAAAGGATTGAAAGGGGCTTTTGTAGCAGCGGTAGCAACATTATTGCCCCCCTTACTTTTATTATCAGTTATCTCAATGTTTTATGTGAGTTTTCGTCAAAATATGTTAATTGCGGCTGTTCTAAAAGGGATGGAGGCCGCAGTAGTTGCGATGATTATTGATTTTATTATTAATATGACACAAACAATTACGCAAGAAAAAAACTGGTTTTTCATGTTATGGATTCCGTTGTCTTTTGTTGCGAATTATTTCTTTCATGTCTCGGTTATTTGGATACTGCTTGTTTGCATTGCAACCTCAATTGGCTATGCCCTATATAAAAAGTAA